The following proteins come from a genomic window of Halorussus halophilus:
- a CDS encoding helix-turn-helix domain-containing protein, with amino-acid sequence MNLVAEFTLPVSEFALEDAFEAVPELCVEAERVVAHPTGRLLPYLWTRGGSPDAVDEAVRSDETTAEVSKLNETDNATLYHVEWNEHVSEAIERLLSSDPVVLTGCATRDGWDFTMRFRHREDLSKLQTELDRASVDAELKRLHTPELPTTGGQFVLTEKQYEAFHVALEAGYFEVPRETNLSELSDEIGISSQAVSKRLRRAQQTLGQRVLATGPNTIPEE; translated from the coding sequence ATGAACCTCGTGGCGGAGTTCACGCTCCCAGTCTCCGAATTCGCGCTCGAAGACGCGTTCGAAGCCGTGCCAGAGCTCTGCGTCGAGGCCGAGCGTGTCGTCGCCCACCCGACCGGGCGACTGTTGCCGTATCTCTGGACTCGTGGCGGCAGTCCGGACGCCGTGGACGAGGCAGTTCGGAGCGACGAGACGACCGCGGAAGTCTCGAAACTCAACGAGACCGACAACGCGACGCTGTACCACGTCGAGTGGAACGAACATGTCTCGGAGGCTATCGAACGACTGCTGTCGAGCGACCCGGTCGTGTTGACAGGGTGTGCGACCCGAGACGGTTGGGACTTCACGATGCGATTCCGGCACCGCGAAGACCTCTCGAAGCTCCAGACGGAACTCGACCGGGCGAGCGTCGATGCCGAACTGAAACGACTCCACACGCCCGAACTCCCGACCACTGGCGGCCAGTTCGTCCTCACCGAGAAGCAGTACGAAGCGTTCCACGTCGCGCTCGAAGCGGGTTACTTCGAGGTGCCGCGAGAGACCAACCTGAGCGAACTGTCCGACGAGATTGGTATCTCCTCACAGGCGGTCTCGAAGCGACTCCGGCGCGCACAGCAGACGCTCGGCCAGCGAGTGCTCGCTACTGGGCCGAATACGATACCAGAGGAGTGA